The Acidobacteriota bacterium genome window below encodes:
- a CDS encoding KamA family radical SAM protein, translating into MGQPIAGRYTRERFLAVSTRIMEIVRAAGTVEEARRALFTHVSDEHYERFSETTLSFGSRLYIVRDCARAWRAMLTPISDQKAGFSNIQALWDLARGGARPDLGPGFYGEMIHLALGLEGKAVTLHSEEVESPVKLSGREAAVVRSAELDRLWGHVDELMERYGDGLGKEERRRRAGRRRRILKALGATAAQFADWHWQVKHIARNEEELGRMVNLLPVEREAIRKAAAGRLPFGVTPYYASLLDDDAEAGRDRALRAQVIPPPEYVDRMLEHRGDRECAFDFMLERDTSPVDLVTRRYPAIAILKPYNTCPQICVYCQRNWEIDEAMAPGAMASGAEIAAAVDFIARHPALREILVTGGDPLGMADRPLLDILERLAAIPHIEVIRIGTRTPVTVPMRITPQLASALGRLRDPGRREVCVVTHVEHPYEITPELVAAVDRLKRRGISVFNQQVYTFFVSRRFETAKLRMMLRRSGIDPYYTFMAKGKEETNAYRVPLARLLQEQKEEARLLPGSRRTDEMVYNVPGLGKNYLRAMQHRDLLAILPDGSRVYDFHPWEKGISDRASYVGHDIPLLEYLSRLEEVGENADDYESIWYYY; encoded by the coding sequence ATGGGACAACCGATAGCCGGACGCTATACCCGGGAACGCTTCCTGGCGGTCTCGACCAGGATCATGGAAATCGTGCGGGCGGCGGGCACGGTGGAGGAAGCCCGGCGCGCGCTCTTCACCCACGTGTCCGACGAGCACTACGAGCGGTTCAGCGAGACCACCCTCTCCTTCGGGTCGCGCCTGTACATCGTCCGGGACTGCGCGCGGGCCTGGCGCGCCATGCTGACCCCCATCTCCGACCAGAAGGCGGGCTTCAGCAACATCCAGGCGCTCTGGGACCTGGCCCGGGGAGGCGCGCGCCCCGACCTCGGGCCGGGCTTCTACGGGGAGATGATCCACCTGGCGCTGGGGCTGGAGGGGAAGGCCGTGACCCTGCACTCGGAGGAGGTCGAATCCCCGGTGAAGCTCTCGGGGCGGGAGGCGGCCGTCGTGCGTTCCGCGGAGCTGGACCGGCTCTGGGGGCACGTGGATGAGCTGATGGAGCGCTACGGCGACGGGCTCGGGAAGGAGGAGCGCCGCCGCCGCGCGGGAAGGCGCCGCAGGATCCTCAAGGCCCTGGGAGCGACCGCCGCCCAGTTCGCCGACTGGCACTGGCAGGTGAAGCACATCGCCCGCAACGAGGAGGAACTCGGCCGGATGGTGAACCTGCTGCCGGTCGAACGGGAGGCGATCCGGAAGGCCGCGGCCGGCCGGCTGCCGTTCGGGGTAACGCCCTATTACGCCAGCCTGCTCGACGACGACGCGGAGGCGGGGCGCGACCGGGCGCTGCGGGCCCAGGTGATTCCCCCGCCGGAGTATGTCGACCGGATGCTCGAGCACCGCGGGGACCGCGAGTGCGCCTTCGATTTCATGCTGGAGCGGGACACCTCCCCGGTCGATCTCGTAACGCGCCGGTATCCCGCGATCGCCATCCTCAAGCCGTACAACACCTGTCCCCAGATCTGCGTCTACTGCCAGCGCAACTGGGAGATCGACGAAGCCATGGCGCCGGGGGCGATGGCCTCCGGCGCCGAGATCGCCGCCGCCGTCGATTTCATCGCCCGGCACCCCGCCCTGCGCGAAATCCTGGTCACCGGGGGGGACCCGCTGGGGATGGCCGACCGGCCGCTCCTCGACATCCTCGAGCGCCTGGCCGCCATCCCCCACATCGAGGTGATCCGTATCGGCACGCGCACCCCGGTGACGGTCCCGATGCGGATCACGCCGCAGCTCGCCTCGGCGCTCGGCCGGCTGCGCGACCCCGGCCGGCGCGAGGTGTGCGTGGTGACCCACGTCGAGCACCCCTACGAGATCACCCCCGAGCTGGTCGCCGCCGTCGACCGGCTCAAGCGCCGGGGGATCTCCGTGTTCAACCAGCAGGTCTACACCTTCTTCGTTTCCCGGCGCTTCGAGACCGCCAAGCTGCGGATGATGCTGCGCCGGTCCGGGATCGACCCCTACTACACCTTCATGGCCAAGGGGAAGGAGGAGACCAACGCCTACCGGGTCCCGCTGGCGCGCCTGCTGCAGGAACAGAAGGAGGAGGCGCGGCTCCTGCCGGGCTCGCGGCGGACCGACGAGATGGTCTACAACGTCCCCGGGCTGGGGAAGAACTACCTGCGCGCCATGCAGCACCGGGACCTGCTGGCCATCCTCCCCGACGGCTCCCGCGTCTACGACTTCCACCCCTGGGAAAAGGGGATATCGGACCGGGCGTCCTACGTGGGACACGACATCCCGCTCCTGGAATACCTGTCGCGGCTGGAGGAGGTCGGGGAGAACGCCGACGACTATGAAAGCATCTGGTACTACTATTGA